The following are from one region of the Streptomyces fradiae genome:
- the paaD gene encoding 1,2-phenylacetyl-CoA epoxidase subunit PaaD: MVTTAPGTAPTALEAELARIAGAVPDPELPVLSLAELGVLRGVHVHGPGRVEVELTPTYTGCPAIEAMSADIEHALHEHGVPDVSVVTVLSPAWSTDDITDEGRRKLAEFGIAPPRPQGPAGGPIPLTLAIRCPHCGSTDTELLSRFSSTACKALRRCTACREPFDHFKEL, encoded by the coding sequence ATGGTGACCACCGCACCGGGCACGGCCCCGACCGCCCTCGAAGCGGAACTGGCCCGGATCGCCGGCGCCGTCCCCGACCCCGAGCTGCCCGTCCTCAGCCTCGCCGAACTCGGCGTCCTGCGCGGCGTCCACGTGCACGGCCCCGGCCGCGTCGAGGTCGAACTCACCCCGACCTACACCGGCTGCCCCGCCATCGAGGCCATGTCCGCCGACATCGAACACGCCCTCCACGAACACGGCGTGCCCGACGTCAGCGTCGTCACCGTCCTCAGCCCCGCCTGGTCGACCGACGACATCACCGACGAAGGACGCCGCAAACTCGCCGAGTTCGGCATCGCCCCGCCCCGCCCCCAGGGCCCGGCCGGCGGACCGATACCGCTCACCCTCGCGATCCGCTGCCCCCACTGCGGCTCCACCGACACCGAACTCCTCAGCCGCTTCTCCTCCACCGCGTGCAAGGCACTGCGCCGCTGCACCGCCTGCCGCGAACCGTTCGACCACTTCAAGGAGTTGTAG
- a CDS encoding rhodanese-like domain-containing protein — MNFAPLPSVDAASVPAGALVLDVREDDEWAAGHVEGALHVPMSAFVARFGEVTEAVEDGRQAFVMCRVGGRSAQVTQYLVGQGIDAVNVDGGMLAWEGAGRPMVTDDGSPAYVL; from the coding sequence ATGAATTTCGCCCCGCTGCCGTCGGTCGACGCGGCTTCCGTGCCGGCCGGTGCTCTGGTGCTCGATGTCCGTGAGGACGACGAGTGGGCGGCCGGTCATGTCGAGGGTGCGCTGCACGTGCCGATGAGTGCGTTCGTGGCGCGGTTCGGTGAGGTGACGGAGGCCGTGGAGGACGGGCGGCAGGCGTTTGTGATGTGCCGGGTGGGTGGCCGGTCGGCGCAGGTCACGCAGTATCTGGTGGGTCAAGGCATCGACGCGGTGAATGTCGACGGCGGCATGCTGGCGTGGGAGGGCGCGGGGCGTCCGATGGTGACGGACGACGGAAGCCCCGCCTACGTCCTGTAG
- the paaA gene encoding 1,2-phenylacetyl-CoA epoxidase subunit PaaA has protein sequence MTTGTAETTAPEGATASQAALEAVFDAAVAADERIEPRDWMPDAYRAGLVRQIAQHAHSEIIGMQPEANWITRAPSLRRKAILMAKVQDEAGHGLYLYSAAETLGTSRDELLDKLHSGRQKYSSIFNYPTLTWADVGAIGWLVDGAAITNQVPLCRCSYGPYARAMVRVCKEESFHQRQGYEALLALSRGTEAQHAMAQDAVDRWWWPSLMMFGPPDDESTHSAQAMAWKIKRHSNDELRQRFVDIAAPQAESLGLTLPDPDLKWNEERGHYDFGPIDWDEFWNVLKGNGPCNEQRLTKRRQAHEDGAWVRDAAAAYAAKHRPATGRDDTHHTGTDAGPHTDGEARA, from the coding sequence ATGACCACAGGTACGGCAGAGACGACAGCGCCGGAAGGTGCGACGGCGAGCCAGGCCGCCCTCGAAGCGGTGTTCGACGCCGCCGTGGCCGCCGACGAGCGCATCGAGCCGCGCGACTGGATGCCCGACGCCTACCGGGCCGGCCTGGTGCGCCAGATCGCCCAGCACGCCCACTCCGAGATCATCGGCATGCAGCCCGAGGCCAACTGGATCACCCGCGCGCCCTCGCTGCGCCGCAAGGCGATCCTCATGGCCAAGGTCCAGGACGAGGCCGGCCACGGCCTGTACCTGTACAGCGCGGCCGAGACCCTCGGCACCAGCCGCGACGAGCTCCTCGACAAGCTCCACAGCGGCCGCCAGAAGTACTCGTCGATCTTCAACTACCCGACGCTGACCTGGGCCGACGTCGGCGCCATCGGCTGGCTCGTGGACGGCGCCGCCATCACCAACCAGGTCCCCCTGTGCCGCTGCTCCTACGGGCCGTACGCGCGGGCCATGGTCCGCGTGTGCAAGGAGGAGTCCTTCCACCAGCGCCAGGGGTACGAGGCGCTGCTCGCCCTCTCCCGCGGCACCGAGGCCCAGCACGCCATGGCCCAGGACGCGGTGGACCGCTGGTGGTGGCCGTCGCTGATGATGTTCGGCCCGCCGGACGACGAGTCCACCCACTCGGCGCAGGCGATGGCCTGGAAGATCAAGCGCCACTCCAACGACGAGCTGCGCCAGCGCTTCGTCGACATCGCCGCCCCGCAGGCCGAGTCCCTCGGCCTCACCCTCCCCGACCCCGACCTGAAGTGGAACGAGGAGCGCGGGCACTACGACTTCGGCCCCATCGACTGGGACGAGTTCTGGAACGTCCTGAAGGGCAACGGCCCCTGCAACGAGCAGCGGCTGACCAAGCGCCGCCAGGCCCACGAGGACGGCGCCTGGGTCAGGGACGCCGCCGCGGCCTACGCCGCGAAGCACCGCCCGGCCACCGGCCGGGACGACACGCACCACACCGGCACCGACGCCGGACCGCACACGGACGGGGAGGCACGGGCATGA
- a CDS encoding acyl-CoA dehydrogenase family protein: MDFTFTEEQQAAAETAKAVFADVAPDSVPSPALTPGAVADDFDRPLWARLADTDLLGLVLDPAHGGSGLDPIALCLVLRESARALARVPLLETSAVARTLQHHAPEATRAALLPRVTRGELVLTAAAHGRTGHDPAPLAVTARRDHTGWTLDGHTGNVPWAHHADHIAVPAHTPDGHTVLALLPRSRPGLTLTDQYGTHGERLAALRLDDVRLDPADVIDTEGAWEELHGLLTTGTCALALGLGEQVLAMTSRYTGKREQFGHPVATFQAVAVQAADRYIDLRAMEATLWQAAWRLTIDTTDTTGTAGSLPAAGDIAVAKIWASEGVRRVVQTAQHLHGGFGADTDYPLHRYHAWAKHLELALGPAAQHEEELGDLLATHLLG; this comes from the coding sequence GTGGACTTCACCTTCACCGAAGAACAACAGGCCGCCGCCGAAACGGCCAAGGCCGTCTTCGCCGACGTCGCACCCGACAGCGTCCCCAGCCCCGCCCTCACCCCGGGCGCCGTCGCCGACGACTTCGACCGCCCCCTCTGGGCCCGGCTCGCCGACACCGACCTCCTCGGCCTCGTCCTCGACCCCGCCCACGGCGGCTCCGGACTCGACCCCATCGCCCTCTGCCTGGTCCTCCGCGAATCCGCCCGCGCCCTCGCCCGCGTCCCCCTCCTGGAGACCAGCGCCGTCGCCCGCACCCTCCAGCACCACGCCCCCGAAGCCACCAGGGCCGCCCTGCTCCCCCGCGTCACCCGCGGCGAACTCGTCCTCACCGCCGCCGCCCACGGACGCACCGGCCACGACCCGGCCCCGCTCGCCGTCACCGCACGCCGCGACCACACCGGCTGGACCCTCGACGGCCACACCGGCAACGTCCCCTGGGCCCACCACGCCGACCACATCGCCGTACCCGCCCACACCCCCGACGGACACACCGTCCTCGCCCTGCTGCCCCGCAGCCGGCCCGGACTCACCCTCACCGACCAGTACGGCACCCACGGCGAACGCCTGGCCGCACTCCGCCTCGACGACGTCCGCCTCGACCCCGCCGACGTCATCGACACCGAAGGCGCCTGGGAAGAGCTCCACGGCCTCCTCACCACCGGAACCTGCGCCCTCGCCCTCGGCCTCGGCGAACAAGTCCTCGCCATGACCAGCCGATACACCGGCAAGCGCGAACAGTTCGGCCACCCCGTGGCCACCTTCCAGGCCGTCGCCGTCCAGGCCGCCGACCGCTACATCGACCTGCGCGCCATGGAAGCCACCCTCTGGCAGGCCGCCTGGCGCCTCACCATCGACACCACGGACACCACGGGCACCGCCGGCTCACTCCCGGCCGCCGGAGACATCGCCGTCGCCAAGATCTGGGCATCGGAAGGCGTCCGCCGCGTCGTCCAGACCGCCCAGCACCTCCACGGCGGCTTCGGCGCCGACACCGACTACCCCCTGCACCGCTACCACGCCTGGGCCAAACACCTCGAACTCGCCCTCGGCCCCGCCGCACAGCACGAAGAGGAACTCGGCGACCTCCTCGCCACCCACCTCCTCGGCTGA
- the paaC gene encoding 1,2-phenylacetyl-CoA epoxidase subunit PaaC has translation MTGPTTPTAAAAVPTGSVPAAALALGDDALVLAQRLGEWAGGAPVLEEEVALANIALDLLGQARVLLSLVGDEDELAYLREERAFRNCQLVEQPNGDFAHTIARQLYFSTYQRLLYGQLAAGDGPFAGLAAKAVKEVAYHQDHAEHWTLRLGDGTEESHRRMQTACDALWRYTGELFQPLDGLDTDTAAMDSAWLDSVTAVLDKAGLTVPAGPRTGAWSAGAGRQGLHTESFGRMLAEMQHLHRSHPGASW, from the coding sequence GTGACCGGCCCGACCACCCCCACCGCCGCCGCTGCCGTCCCCACCGGGTCGGTGCCCGCCGCCGCCCTCGCCCTCGGCGACGACGCCCTCGTCCTCGCCCAGCGGCTGGGGGAGTGGGCGGGCGGCGCCCCCGTCCTCGAAGAGGAGGTCGCCCTCGCCAACATCGCGCTCGACCTCCTCGGCCAGGCCCGCGTCCTGCTCTCCCTCGTCGGCGACGAGGACGAACTGGCCTACCTCCGCGAGGAACGCGCCTTCCGCAACTGCCAGCTCGTCGAACAGCCCAACGGCGACTTCGCCCACACCATCGCCCGCCAGCTGTACTTCTCCACCTACCAGCGCCTCCTGTACGGGCAGCTGGCCGCCGGCGACGGCCCCTTCGCCGGGCTCGCCGCCAAGGCCGTCAAGGAAGTCGCCTACCACCAGGACCACGCCGAGCACTGGACGCTGCGCCTCGGCGACGGCACCGAGGAGAGCCACCGGCGCATGCAGACCGCCTGCGACGCGCTGTGGCGCTACACCGGCGAACTGTTCCAGCCCCTCGACGGCCTCGACACCGACACCGCCGCCATGGACAGCGCCTGGCTCGACTCCGTGACCGCCGTCCTCGACAAGGCCGGCCTCACCGTCCCCGCCGGGCCGCGCACCGGCGCCTGGAGCGCCGGCGCCGGCCGCCAGGGCCTGCACACCGAGTCCTTCGGCCGCATGCTCGCCGAGATGCAGCACCTGCACCGCAGCCACCCGGGGGCGTCATGGTGA
- a CDS encoding DUF5819 family protein produces MDSYDVGGGNGPGPEGSPERVVERVAEPLAEADRNPAPGAPQPGIAGLSTPYQVVAAVALAVVGVFACVHLAMVFLHVAPSNTLTKQHGEAVDDWVYPEFEQNWKLFAPNPLQQNMSVQVRAEVVGAGGKRTTTGWTDLTAYDIDGVRGTVLPSHTRQNELRRAWDFYLNSHTDDHRPNGMRGRLSEQYVRRIVMQRLDERALGGTVDRIQLRTVTRPVPAAAWSTEKIDTRPVDRSYPWWSVTAADRPGTEATR; encoded by the coding sequence ATGGACTCGTACGACGTCGGGGGCGGGAACGGGCCCGGGCCGGAGGGCTCGCCCGAACGGGTGGTCGAACGGGTGGCCGAACCGTTGGCCGAGGCGGACCGGAACCCCGCGCCGGGGGCGCCGCAGCCCGGGATCGCGGGGCTCTCGACGCCGTACCAGGTGGTCGCGGCCGTCGCCCTCGCCGTCGTCGGCGTCTTCGCCTGCGTCCACCTCGCCATGGTGTTCCTGCACGTCGCGCCGTCGAACACGCTGACCAAGCAGCACGGCGAGGCGGTCGACGACTGGGTCTACCCCGAGTTCGAGCAGAACTGGAAGCTGTTCGCTCCCAACCCGCTCCAGCAGAACATGTCCGTGCAGGTCAGGGCCGAGGTCGTGGGCGCCGGCGGCAAGCGCACCACCACCGGCTGGACCGACCTCACCGCGTACGACATCGACGGGGTCCGCGGCACTGTGCTGCCCAGCCACACCCGGCAGAACGAGCTGCGCCGGGCCTGGGACTTCTACCTCAACTCGCACACCGACGACCACCGCCCCAACGGCATGCGCGGCCGGCTCTCCGAGCAGTACGTCCGCCGCATCGTCATGCAGCGCCTCGACGAGCGGGCGCTCGGCGGCACCGTCGACCGGATCCAGCTGCGCACCGTGACCCGGCCCGTCCCAGCCGCCGCCTGGAGCACCGAGAAGATCGACACCCGGCCCGTCGACCGCAGCTACCCCTGGTGGTCCGTCACCGCCGCCGACCGCCCCGGGACGGAGGCGACCCGATGA
- the paaB gene encoding 1,2-phenylacetyl-CoA epoxidase subunit PaaB, giving the protein MTTDGWPLWEVFVRSRRGLSHTHAGSLHAPDAEMALRNARDLYTRRMEGVSIWVVPSAAVTASSPDEKDPFFEPAADKPYRHPTFYEIPDGVKHL; this is encoded by the coding sequence ATGACCACCGACGGATGGCCGCTGTGGGAGGTGTTCGTGCGCTCGCGCCGCGGACTGTCCCACACCCACGCCGGCAGCCTCCACGCACCCGACGCCGAGATGGCCCTGCGCAACGCGCGCGACCTCTACACCCGCCGCATGGAAGGCGTGTCGATCTGGGTCGTGCCCTCCGCCGCCGTCACCGCCTCCTCGCCCGACGAGAAGGACCCCTTCTTCGAACCGGCCGCGGACAAGCCCTACCGGCACCCCACCTTCTACGAGATCCCGGACGGGGTGAAGCACCTGTGA
- a CDS encoding 2Fe-2S iron-sulfur cluster-binding protein, whose product MATSASTGAAGRAGFHPLRVSEVERLTDDSVAVTFAVPAELHDAYRHAPGQHLALRRTGPAGEEIRRTYSICAPAAAQGETPVLRVGIRLVDGGEFSTYALKELAVGDIVEVMEPMGRFVLEPRPGHFAAVVGGSGITPVLSMAATLLAREPEARFCLVRSDRTASTTMFLDEVADLKDRFPDRFQLITVLSREEQQAGLPSGRLDEDRLTALLPALLPVTAIDGWFLCGPFGLVQNAERALHGLGVSRTRIHQEIFHVDDGSAPAPAPAADAPAHATLTATLHGRSGNWPVQQGETLLDTVLRARADAPYACKGGVCGTCRAFLVTGEVRMDRNFALEPEETDAGYVLACQSHPATPEVELDFDR is encoded by the coding sequence ATGGCCACCTCCGCCTCCACCGGCGCCGCCGGACGGGCCGGGTTCCATCCGCTCCGCGTGAGCGAGGTCGAGCGGCTCACCGACGACTCCGTCGCCGTCACCTTCGCCGTCCCGGCGGAGCTGCACGACGCCTACCGCCACGCCCCCGGCCAGCACCTCGCGCTGCGCCGCACCGGCCCCGCCGGCGAGGAGATCCGCCGCACCTACTCGATCTGCGCCCCGGCCGCCGCCCAGGGGGAGACCCCCGTGCTGCGCGTCGGCATCCGCCTCGTCGACGGCGGCGAATTCTCCACCTACGCCCTCAAGGAACTCGCCGTCGGCGACATCGTCGAGGTCATGGAACCCATGGGCCGCTTCGTCCTCGAACCGCGCCCCGGACACTTCGCGGCCGTCGTCGGCGGCAGCGGCATCACCCCGGTCCTCTCCATGGCCGCGACCCTGCTCGCCCGCGAACCCGAGGCCCGGTTCTGCCTGGTCCGCAGCGACCGCACCGCGTCCACCACGATGTTCCTCGACGAGGTGGCCGACCTCAAGGACCGCTTCCCCGACCGGTTCCAGCTCATCACCGTGCTCTCCCGCGAGGAGCAGCAGGCCGGCCTCCCCTCCGGACGCCTCGACGAGGACCGGCTCACCGCCCTGCTGCCCGCGCTCCTGCCGGTCACCGCGATCGACGGCTGGTTCCTGTGCGGCCCCTTCGGCCTGGTGCAGAACGCCGAGCGCGCCCTGCACGGCCTCGGCGTCAGCCGCACCCGCATCCACCAGGAGATCTTCCACGTCGACGACGGCTCCGCCCCCGCCCCGGCGCCCGCGGCCGACGCCCCCGCCCACGCCACGCTGACCGCCACCCTCCACGGTCGCTCCGGCAACTGGCCCGTCCAGCAGGGCGAGACGCTCCTCGACACGGTGCTGCGCGCCCGGGCGGACGCCCCGTACGCCTGCAAGGGCGGCGTCTGCGGCACCTGCCGCGCCTTCCTCGTCACCGGCGAGGTGCGGATGGACCGCAACTTCGCCCTCGAACCCGAGGAGACCGACGCCGGGTATGTCCTGGCCTGCCAGTCCCACCCGGCCACCCCCGAGGTCGAGCTCGACTTCGACCGCTGA